A region of Pseudopipra pipra isolate bDixPip1 chromosome 10, bDixPip1.hap1, whole genome shotgun sequence DNA encodes the following proteins:
- the TFDP2 gene encoding transcription factor Dp-2 isoform X5 — protein MTAKNVGVTSTNGDLKGFIDQNQSPTKEKQAVSEDVFRYRSAFWKIYTKQENILASNCNISVITLPVSSTNSPTKILPKTLGPINVNVGPQMIISTPQRLTNSGSVLIGSPYNPPQTMVTQTHITEASGWVPGERKRTQEIIESDFSESKRSKKGDKNGKGLRHFSMKVCEKVQRKGTTSYNEVADELVSEFTNSNSHLAADSQAYDQKNIRRRVYDALNVLMAMNIISKEKKEIRWIGLPTNSAQECQNLEIEKQKRIERIKQKRAQLQELLLQQIAFKNLVQRNQQNEQQNQGPPSLNSTIQLPFLIVNTSKRTIIDCSISSDKFEYLFNFDNTFEIHDDSEVLKRMGMSFGLEAGKCSAEDLRTAKSLVPKALEGYITEVLCSLPV, from the exons ATGACGGCTAAAAAT GTTGGTGTGACTTCCACAAATGGAGACTTGAAAGGATTTATAGATCAGAACCAGAGTCCAACAAAAG AGAAACAAGCAGTTTCTGAAGATGTTTTCAGATACAGATCTGCCTTTTGGAAAATTTacacaaaacaagaaaacatcCTTGCCTCAAATT GTAATATTTCAGTAATTACATTGCCAGTTTCCAGCACCAACTCTCCGACTAAGATTTTGCCAAAAACCTTAGGACCAATCAATGTGAATGTTGGACCCCAAATG ATCATAAGCACACCACAAAGACTGACCAATTCAGGGAGTGTTCTGATTGGGAGTCCGTATAACCCACCTCAAACAATggtcacacagacacacataaCAGAAGCTTCTGGCTGGGTCCCAGG GGAGCGAAAACGGACTCAGGAAATTATAGAGTCAGATTTTTCAGAAAG taagagaagcaaaaaaggagataaaaatgGGAAGGGTCTGAGGCATTTTTCAATGAAAGTTTGCGAAAAAGTTCAACGTAAAGGAACAACTTCGTACAACGAAGTGGCCGACGAGCTGGTGTCAGAGTTCACAAACTCCAACAGCCACTTGGCTGCAGACTCG CAGGCTTATGATCAGAAAAATATTAGACGGAGAGTTTACGATGCCCTCAACGTCCTGATGGCAATGAACATCATTTcaaaggagaagaaggaaatcAGATGGATTGGCCTTCCTACAAACTCAGCTCAGGAATGTCAGAATCTAGAG ATAGAAAAACAGAAGCGGATTGAAAGGATAAAACAGAAGCGAGCCCAACTGCAAGAACTGCTGCTGCAg caaataGCATTTAAAAACTTGGTACAAAGAAATCAGCAAAATGAACAGCAAAATCAAGGCCCTCCATCTTTGAACTCCACAATACAGCTGCCCTTCTTAATAGTCAACACTAGCAAAAGAACAATTATAGACTGCAGCATATCAAGTGACAA ATTTGAATACCTCTTTAATTTCGATAACACTTTCGAGATTCATGATGACAGTGAGGTGCTGAAGAGAATGGGAATGTCCTTTGGGCTCGAAGCAGGCAAGTGCTCAGCTGAGGACCTAAGAACTGCAAAATCACTGGTGccaaaagctttagaaggctATATCACAG AAGTGCTCTGCTCCTTACCTGTATAA
- the TFDP2 gene encoding transcription factor Dp-2 isoform X6 encodes MTAKNVGVTSTNGDLKGFIDQNQSPTKEKQAVSEDVFRYRSAFWKIYTKQENILASNCNISVITLPVSSTNSPTKILPKTLGPINVNVGPQMIISTPQRLTNSGSVLIGSPYNPPQTMVTQTHITEASGWVPGERKRTQEIIESDFSESKRSKKGDKNGKGLRHFSMKVCEKVQRKGTTSYNEVADELVSEFTNSNSHLAADSQAYDQKNIRRRVYDALNVLMAMNIISKEKKEIRWIGLPTNSAQECQNLEIEKQKRIERIKQKRAQLQELLLQQIAFKNLVQRNQQNEQQNQGPPSLNSTIQLPFLIVNTSKRTIIDCSISSDKFEYLFNFDNTFEIHDDSEVLKRMGMSFGLEAGKCSAEDLRTAKSLVPKALEGYITDNS; translated from the exons ATGACGGCTAAAAAT GTTGGTGTGACTTCCACAAATGGAGACTTGAAAGGATTTATAGATCAGAACCAGAGTCCAACAAAAG AGAAACAAGCAGTTTCTGAAGATGTTTTCAGATACAGATCTGCCTTTTGGAAAATTTacacaaaacaagaaaacatcCTTGCCTCAAATT GTAATATTTCAGTAATTACATTGCCAGTTTCCAGCACCAACTCTCCGACTAAGATTTTGCCAAAAACCTTAGGACCAATCAATGTGAATGTTGGACCCCAAATG ATCATAAGCACACCACAAAGACTGACCAATTCAGGGAGTGTTCTGATTGGGAGTCCGTATAACCCACCTCAAACAATggtcacacagacacacataaCAGAAGCTTCTGGCTGGGTCCCAGG GGAGCGAAAACGGACTCAGGAAATTATAGAGTCAGATTTTTCAGAAAG taagagaagcaaaaaaggagataaaaatgGGAAGGGTCTGAGGCATTTTTCAATGAAAGTTTGCGAAAAAGTTCAACGTAAAGGAACAACTTCGTACAACGAAGTGGCCGACGAGCTGGTGTCAGAGTTCACAAACTCCAACAGCCACTTGGCTGCAGACTCG CAGGCTTATGATCAGAAAAATATTAGACGGAGAGTTTACGATGCCCTCAACGTCCTGATGGCAATGAACATCATTTcaaaggagaagaaggaaatcAGATGGATTGGCCTTCCTACAAACTCAGCTCAGGAATGTCAGAATCTAGAG ATAGAAAAACAGAAGCGGATTGAAAGGATAAAACAGAAGCGAGCCCAACTGCAAGAACTGCTGCTGCAg caaataGCATTTAAAAACTTGGTACAAAGAAATCAGCAAAATGAACAGCAAAATCAAGGCCCTCCATCTTTGAACTCCACAATACAGCTGCCCTTCTTAATAGTCAACACTAGCAAAAGAACAATTATAGACTGCAGCATATCAAGTGACAA ATTTGAATACCTCTTTAATTTCGATAACACTTTCGAGATTCATGATGACAGTGAGGTGCTGAAGAGAATGGGAATGTCCTTTGGGCTCGAAGCAGGCAAGTGCTCAGCTGAGGACCTAAGAACTGCAAAATCACTGGTGccaaaagctttagaaggctATATCACAG ATAATTCCTGA